ATTGAGCAGAAGCACAGTTAATACGATCTTTTTTTATAATAACCGCACCATCATGCAATGGCGAAAACGACTGAAAAATACTACTCAAAAGCTGCTCTGTGATTAAAGAATCGAGTTTTATACTGTGATCATATAATTTATCAAGACCAACAGAACGCTCAAAAACAATTAAAGCACCAATTCTCTCGTGGCTGAGAGACTTTGCAGCATTTGTAATTTCATCAATAATGTTTGCACCAGTCACAGCATCAAGGCCAGCTGTCATAAATGGTCCTCGGCCAAAACGAGTCAGCAACCGACGGATGTCATCTTGAAACAACACAATGACAACAATAATAAATGAAGAATAAAACTTGCTGATAATCCAATGCAGAGTTTCAAACTGCAGCATGCTAGAAAATACATAGGCAATAAATATCACAAGCATACCAATAAGAACTTGCGCTGCTCTGGTTCCCTTAAGTTGCGCAATAATTTGATAAAACAAAAACGCAACAAGGCCAATGTCAAGTATGGCTTTCCACGATAAAATTGATTTTAAGGAATCTAAGTAATTCATCCATTCCCATTACATTTTGTCAACAACAATACCTTTCGGAGGCGTAAATTGAAATACCTCTTTTAAAATAGATTTAAGAGAATAATTTGCAAAAACAAGCCGCGATCGGTTGCCGTTTAATTGCACAATACGAAGCTCTTGAATGAAACCAGTCTTCACCTGAATAACAGCGTATAAAACTTTTTGTTGTTTGTCTCCTTTGGGTAAGAGTTTGAGATAAAGGAGATCGTCATTTTGCTTAGGAGGTAGGTCAGATTTTACTGCTAAGTCGTTTGCGTCATTATCTGTTTTTTGAGCTTGAGCTCCAACCCACTCTGAAACTTCGTAAAAATTACTCAACCTACTGATATTTGATAAAATATTAATGAAACCTAGATTTTGTGAGTTCATTTGAAATTGCTGTGCATGTTTGAGTTCGGGCACAAATTTCCAAAAATCGTGACCATTCGACACATACAATTCTTTTCTTGGAGAAATAACCTCATAGCGAAACGAGTTTGGTTTTTTAACTACCAAAACACCCTCTGATTTTAAAACTTTATCTCGTAACGAGGAATAAAGCTCTTGTTTAAATTGCACGGAAAAAAACTCATATTGCGCTGCAGCCTTAATAACTTCTTGATATTTTTTTTCAAATAAATTATTTTTACTAGTAGAAATATTTTTAAAATTTAATTCTTTTGCACTAACTGCAAAAGAACTCAGCACACACAAAAAAGTAAGCAAAAAAATTTGCATTTTTTATTCCTTATGCAAGTTAAAAAATTTTAAAGTTGAAAAGATACATTTGCTCCATACCATGTTATTTTTGTGTCATCGTTAAAAACAAAAGGATAAACTTCTAAATTTAATTTACTATTTTTTTTCTGTAGTAATTCTTGAACTTTTTCAACTCTAAAAAAAACAGATGCTGCAAGCGTTGCTCCTACGATTCCTCCAATTACCACGTCAGAAACATTGTGCGCATGATCTGTGACTCGAGATTTAGCAACCCATGCCGCCGTAGAATGCGCAAAAATTGCATAAGACCAATTTAAAATATCAGACTTCGAATATTGAAACAAAAGTAAACTAGAATACGAAGCAAATGCAAACGCATGCGATGCATGGCCACTAAAAAATGAAAAGCGACTATCATCTGAATTCTGCTCATTTTGCC
This region of Spirobacillus cienkowskii genomic DNA includes:
- a CDS encoding outer membrane lipoprotein carrier protein LolA, giving the protein MQIFLLTFLCVLSSFAVSAKELNFKNISTSKNNLFEKKYQEVIKAAAQYEFFSVQFKQELYSSLRDKVLKSEGVLVVKKPNSFRYEVISPRKELYVSNGHDFWKFVPELKHAQQFQMNSQNLGFINILSNISRLSNFYEVSEWVGAQAQKTDNDANDLAVKSDLPPKQNDDLLYLKLLPKGDKQQKVLYAVIQVKTGFIQELRIVQLNGNRSRLVFANYSLKSILKEVFQFTPPKGIVVDKM